GCGTCTGCTCTTTGTGACGTTTTAAAAGATATGCTTGACCGAATGATCGCTCACACGAGTCACATTCGAATTGCTTCTTTCCATGGCTCGACATGTGCACCCTTAAATTGTCTGTTCTGCCGAATTTCTTATGACATATTGTACACTCGTATGGTTTTACTTTTGTGTGACAAAgtaaatgttgttttaaatgAGAATtccttttaaatgatttttcacAAATTTCACATTGAAATCTTCTTTCGGGATTAATgggtttcttttcttttgagatttttattttatcttttttcgaagtaactttttgttttttttcttttgttttttcatgTGTTGATATTGTTGATATTTCCATGGAGTTGATTTGAGTGTCAGTTTCATCTATTTCGGCTGTTAAAAAcgattaataaaattgaaaataaaaggtttttgacTTCAAATAGGATCAGATAaagaaagtaaaattaaatgcCAACGGTATCGATATTAATATGACACCCAATAATAATAAGGTCTGATGAGGATTTCCTTTTGctcccaaaaataatttttgtgatCTCTTAGTTTCCAGTAGATAGATATTAACAAGTCAAAAACTATATTAATGTTCTGCCCAGCTAAATTCGAAATaaaagagttgagcagcgaactttgtTTGAAACTcatcttttatttttctgatcTTTCAAATATTTCTcaagctttattttatttttcagtacaaattgtATGGCGCAATAAAATTCTAACTTTATGTGATTAATAACTAATAAGCATGATAAATAAAATGGGAATCTGTACATTAGGTAGGGACAAATGTCGTGAATAAATATACCTACCCACTATCCTATACCCAACGATTTTCTATAGACCTAGTTTGTGATTTACGAGCAGGCTTGTAGAGTTAAGTATTTCAAAGTCAGAAAAACTATATTAAACTATTTtctattctttaattttaatagcAATTTATGCTTACGGGCTCCTAACTAATATTTCCTTATACTTTACTTATATTTGCTAAGCCGAATGATTGAACACAGCATTCAAACTCAAATTACATCTTTCCATGCTTTGATATGTGCACTTTTAAATTGTCTACTCTGTTGAATTTCTTGTTACATACAGTACACTCGTATGGTTTAATATCTGTATGAGAAAGTAAATGTTGCTTCAAATGATAATTCCTTTTGAATAATTTTGCGCACATATCACACTGAAATCTTCTTTCAGGATCTTTTGGTTTCTTTTCTTTGGATCCTTTGATTTCGTCTtctttcaaagtatttttatgtttttctttgtttgtttcttCATTTGTTGGTATTGCTGATATTTCATTGTAGTAAGAGTAAAACTCAGGTGGAGAGTGATCTTTTACCCCTATAAATACAAAGCCAAAGAAACATCAAGTTAGAAATGTAGCAGATTTAGTATTTGGAAGTTTGGAAAACTTTGCATTGCACTTTTAATAAGAGTAAGTGTTGTTAAAGTATATTTTtgcttgtattttattttaaggttaAGTTTGAGCTATATTCTCTAATTTAATCAATAAAAATTCTAGAGACCCCTACTTCGCAATGAGGGACGAAATTGGGCTCATCAGATAGATGCTGTCGTATTGTACCATcagaaatttgatcgagtttaCCGAGCTTTATTAAATTTACTGTGGCTTTTAATATGTTGGGGGAAATTTGTTTAGTTTCAGAAACTCAAAAATTTATGCCAATCTCAGTCTACTGAATAACAAAAGTAAATATGGATACGACAGGTTTTATGGATTTATGCTAACTGGGCGAATCATAGGCCCTTATTGCGTGTGTCGTTTGTCAATCGATAGACGATTTTTGTCTATAGTCGATcatcgaaaatgacttttggtATTGTGAATCTCTATCGATAGACGATTTCTGTCGATAATGGAGCATCGAAATGAATATTGGTGTCATGAAATTCTATTGTgaactatattttttgtttcatcctTCGATCTTTTGCTATCGACTTAAATCGAGTTCATAGTTCACAATATCAAATATCTTTGTCAAAAGAGATACACTATAACACAACAGATATTTATCGATTCGATTGACATTTATCGCATCAAAAGTTGAACGACACTCGCAATATGGGCAATATTTTGGCCTAGAGTTCACTTGAAATTAAAgtaatcaaattaaattcaatcGCTCCtcttaaaactttgttttcCAAATACTTGTTTATACATTAATATTATTTGATTGATCAATGCAGGCAGACTCAAATTGATTCTTACCATGCCTTGAAATGTGCGCCTTTAAATTGTCTGCTCTGTTGAATCTCATACAGCATATATAACACTGGTATGGTTTTAGATTTGTATGACTAAgtaaatgttgttttaaatgCGCATTCCTTTTATATGATTTCGGGCATATTTCACACTGATATTTTCTCTCTAGATCAATGAGTGTCTTTTCTTTTGAGCTttcgtttttttcttgttcagtTTCTCCATTTGTTGATATTGCTGTTATTTCCATTGAGTTAATTTGAGTGTCGTTGATATCTATTTCggctgttgaaaaaaaaaaaacacaaaacaaaaccaatgtGATCAAAGGCAAGTAAGGCAAAATAGATGCGTACAATATAAAATTGTTAGGACATCAAGGGGTTCTACTAATAACTCTTATATGAAAAAAGAATACACATACATCGTGATGAAGAAAAACTTCGAACGCATCATGAAATCGTAGGAGCCATCAGTTTGCGCTTAGCTCCTTATACAAAAGACATACTGAAGAACTGACAAACTGACAGATAGACATACAGACGAACTTGCTTGTGACCTCAACTTCGATTGTACTTATATTGTAAGTTAATGAAACGCACGAATGCGATAATTATTTTATCACCTgagaaatatttgaattaaattcgCTACATTTCTATAATCGGCGAAAATGTTTCTAAAGAGCTTAAGATTTATGAGTGGAGAAATTCGTTTCAAATTATTTGGGTCAGTTGGGTGATTGTTCAACAACACTAATCTTTGAAGTACTTTTCATTGACACGCAGTTGTAGGGTCAGGTTCAAGGAGATATCAAggaattttaatttcttgaactATAAGCAAATATTGATCCAATCTTTGTGAcctttgttgaattcaaatgcAATCCTAAGGGGCTTGAGGTCTTGCTAAAATATTTTTCCTGCCTTTTAGTCCAGGTTTCGACTGTGTTTACAGTCTTCTTCAAagtcattataaaaaaatttttaaaaaaattgtgataGATGCTAAAAACCTAATTTCTTTACTCACAGAGTACTTTGTCTTCTAATCTTAAGAATTCAATCTCAATAAATtctagtttgatagtttttgcttgcttttatttattgtaatttaaaatattttaaaaattcaaaaaaattcgaatcttatgttgttttcgattggtttcactcaagaattcaatcattctgaaatcgaatggaacaggtcaagtcgcttccactcaattctgttcgtttttttgtgtttgtgaaatttcaaatattgattttattttttctttctttcaaacaaaaaatatttattttatttttttttttctttcaaacaaaaaaaaaaattattaaaaattataaatctgaaaacgacgatgaagaagaaaatggtaaaaaaatcattccatTGCATTAAGGTACCCATTTTAGTTTTCtaattagttttaatttcacaaaacaataaaagaatgattgagtatttagtggagtaactaaagctcaaaagttggcaatattaggaaacccggccgaacagcttagattttgatgatgttttttttccaaacgtcggttaaaaaatactttaaagtctatagattaaaaattaccggtgttgccgttttgtttttttaaatttaattgaagatttttgtgaacaaaaaaattttttttcaaaaatttttcttaaatttcataaattaattggtgccaaaagattgtctaggaaattcaaggaaaaaaaatatatgggagtgaggaaCAATCtgccatcgttcaagcgatagatgcattttcttattaattgatgcattttcttattaattgactattgaatataaaattattttttattcatttaataacccttactgttgaaagttaaatagcaaaaatttaaagttcttattaaccaaagtctttgagaaaattaattatttcaatgcaaaaactcagttttttatcaaaaaaaaaaaaaaccattgaaattgaagttatttttaatttgtataggATTTTATGtcatatatattaccttttctgcttcggaattcaactgataatatttatggccaaaaattttttaaaataaattcatattttattagaaaaagtaataacatttttttttaattctgagtttgaggaccattttttcaaaaactcttaattaaaattagtggatttaaatttaagagataagaatgagcttctggctttttaaaaatgtattttaaaatattgtaggtgttgcccttattttcaaagttttttttttgtgtttgaagtcagattgtgagaaaattgcatttaacgcttaaacgatggaagattgctGTTccgccgggttccctaataattggcttaagttactctactaatttTCTTGTTGACATTTTACtcttcatgtattagtgcttctgattttaaatcgagaagagagtttctcttctgagaagcgttttagctgtcatttttcaaaattcaaaatttcttatcaaatctagcctacagAATCAAATTGAACATCtattcaaactaaaatatttctttgaagaAATTGACTATGAATATTGCTGAGCCCTTCACAATCTGTTCTTCTTTTAACAGTATTTTCTGTATCTAATATACCTAACCTATATATGGAACATTTTTGTTAACATTCTTTTACTGTAATGTTTTTCTATCTGAAAAACATCAAcgtcatttaatttattaatacaatatAAAACTAAAGCTAGGAAAATATATTAACAAGACCTtaagcccacttaggattgaattaAAGTATAAGAAAATTTGCCTGTGAAGCACTTGAACCAAATGGGCTTTTACCTTAAAATTAACTAATATaagtttataaattaattttatttaccttTGACAGGCTGAATAGTTTCTGTATCGGGAAAGTTGATGGCATCTTCGCTATTATCATTTCCAAAATCAACGCCGCCATCTTCCTCCTCATCACTTTCTGGTTTTATAACATCTTGGATTTCTTTGATAGTTGAAACGTAAAACTCTGCTTTTTCACATTTAACAACAACCCTGGAAGAATAACAAGAAATGTTACTTAATTATAGACCtagagttttgtttttgtttcaaacttttcaattgATTCTATTTCAAGTCTGTCCACTTCTTTATGCCATTTGTTTATGTGGTTTTTCAAGTGTCCCATCCTAACGAAAACCTTTGAGCAGTTTGGACACTTATTCAATCCGGTATTTTCTGTTGATGTGTTGATTTGATCCtgagaaaaaacaaatatttaacaaGTTTCTTAGAAAACAACAATCAAAACAATTACATCAATTGGTTCTTCTTGGAATACATTTTGAACACTAGATGATTCTCGATTCGAATTGGAACGAGTGGATTTTCGTCGTGAGCACACAGATTCATTGGTATCATCAATTTCATTATTGACATTATAAAATATAGCTTCAACTGGTTCTATCGTAATTTCTTTTTTCGATTCAAGCAAAGCTAGAAGTTTGTTTTGGGATTCTTCAAATTGTTTCTTGAATTCATATGCAGCTCTGACTTTATCAGTGCATTCATAGCAGATTAATGGTGGTAGTGCATCGTCTTGTTGTAGctaattgatttgatttattacatttgtttcaattaaaatattgaatcCTGAAAACCTACCGTATACATTGTACATTCTGTAATCATGTCGGAATAACAAAGTCCACCTGGGACAATTTGTTTGTCAAAGAGCGAAACAAGTTCTAGTTCAGTTTTTGTACATGCTCTACATgttttttctctcttgaaacttttttctaacatttttcaaaataacaaccaatttaaattgaataaatagaatacatgtaaaataaatacaattttgtattttggtaAAAACACAAGAAGCAAACAAATGAAGTACAATTTGTGTGCGTTCAATGAAATTGATTTGAAGTTTCACGAAATTTTTGGAGACGAAGTGCGTTCTGTcactttcatacaaaatatataaGGCGCGTCCCACAAAGAAAACATATCTGAGGGTTCAAGTTCAAGTAAAagagcaaaataattttgtgggacaagtttctcagatgaatccaattttttttttcaaatccaacacTTCAACAACAACTTCACACAACTGCAACTTTTATCAAATAtttaattgtgaaaaaaattgtttcgaataataataataaaaattatcttcaaattttcattaatttttttcatttttttaacacttttattTCTGCACACCATTAATTTCAATATCGAACCAACAGCTGTTTTGTCaaacaaacgtcaaaacaagaagaaaaaaaaaagaaatgagaaaaatgaatccaaaaaatttcatctgaaaaatctgcaaaaaaaaaacgagttcttttttcacttaaaaaaatctttgagtCCTCTCCTCAGAGATCTCACTTTGTGGGACACACCTAATAACTTCTTGTTGCCAAGTTGAAGAGTTTGCAGTCATGCATGTGTTCAAGCCATAATGGTTCGTCTGAACGCCAACGACctaaggccgtgtgcgaattgcgttaaaatgttggttaaaatttctaccacgattaaaatttgacgtttggttaaaaaagggttcaaatttattttttttctgtgcgaATTGgcttaaaatgtattaaatgggacttttttcttggtactactttgaataaaattccctcaagataaaacaaaattactctcaaaaatggtttttcttatattcaattaactattttttttaacaaaacccagttgaaaatatatcaagttaaatattctagtatgaaaaagaaatttattaattgtcttctaacactaattcgtagttcaccagctgccaacaaaatagaaatataaaaaataaaaaacaaacaaacaattagtagattttcaatttttcaagatgaatattaatttgaggaagtactttgtattaatacttttaacatttcttaaaatatcaacgcattataacaaaaataatttcaaatctatcttgatctttctatcttgagaaacgtcaaattttaaccactagtgtcaaattttaccctgctccgcagctgggtaaattttaacccattttattcaccatgctagtgtcaaattttaaccaaacgtcatattttaaccaacattttaacgcaattcgcacacggcctaaaaTTGTTTTGTGGATTGACCATTTTTTTCTGGGTTTTTCTAGGCTAATTTTTTGTGataaagagaaattaaaaatgaacaGTTGGCATCTAATATGTGACTTTCTAGCTGAATCTGCGCCCAACTCGACTGAAATTCAGAAATAAATTTTAGTACggctaaatttttgagacaATTTTGTACGAGAGCTAAATATTAGCTCAATCAGCGTACTAAGCGCATGTTCTCATCCCACCatcgtgaacaaattccaaaattaaacgaaaaagaagttaattctccaataatacattttttaaaacaataatcaTACATGCTTGTCCATGTAAACATGACTTAAGATTTGTCATGAACACGTCTAAAATGTGTCCTatccaaaattttcaacaacacTTTCACcaacaaaaactacaaaacaaCAATATCCTCTTCTTTTTCtagcacttaaaataaaaatttatgtgTGTAGCTTCGAAGCCGACATTTttcagagagaaaaaaaaaaaattgagtatattaaaatcaaattctctattgcaaataaaatctaaaaaactaCGAATTTTCAAATTGTACAAACTCACATCAATCCCAATTGATGCTATTTTAATTAAACATGGTTTCTAAGAGTGGATATATGCCTACTGTCCGAAGACAAAATCTGCCGCGAGCTGCTAAAATGTTCAAGCAAAACTCGCCAATGAACGGTCCCAATGGACTCAATGCAATGTTCAATGCCAGCCAAATACCAGATAATCCTGGCTACATGGACTTTAATAATCCAACTCCACCAATTGCCGCCCCAAATTCaggtataaataaaaaaatgactcATGCCACCGGTGGCCGACCACAAAGAAATATGATGCCACCACCAAGAAATATTGGCGAACCACACCGAAATAATTGGTCAGTTGGTCGTAATGGCCGTGGTGGCGCACCTATGCGACACAATCATCCAAAATTTGGTGGCGGTGGAGGAGGAAACAGACAATTCAATGGCATGAACATGCCCCGCAGACCAATGCCACCGATACCGCCCATGCCAATGCGAGGACCAATGCCGCCAATTCCCATTGATCCGATGGCCAATCATTTTAATGTCATACCACCGATGATGCGTAATAA
This DNA window, taken from Episyrphus balteatus chromosome 2, idEpiBalt1.1, whole genome shotgun sequence, encodes the following:
- the LOC129912236 gene encoding DNA-binding protein K10; translation: MVSKSGYMPTVRRQNLPRAAKMFKQNSPMNGPNGLNAMFNASQIPDNPGYMDFNNPTPPIAAPNSGINKKMTHATGGRPQRNMMPPPRNIGEPHRNNWSVGRNGRGGAPMRHNHPKFGGGGGGNRQFNGMNMPRRPMPPIPPMPMRGPMPPIPIDPMANHFNVIPPMMRNNMVGVRPGPPLPPIPPPMMRRSRNAPPPPMRRGNNAIAPSRIIKHRRNGKPIKAAAAAASVTKSDVPSKKTLKEIINQYPLDKPWVTEEIRQEHNKKENIENRLKGKKNDELFAAFKVQRDKFVALYEAARTKHLEDTKSKDNETEPDKKNR